Proteins encoded by one window of Astatotilapia calliptera chromosome 13, fAstCal1.2, whole genome shotgun sequence:
- the cdt1 gene encoding DNA replication factor Cdt1 — protein MSQARVTDFYSRTKKATGGPTKPTEPRSAFSCSSTVHEEFLRVIDEAAGLNHGAEQPLSSPRTPKRGSADLGATVSAAAVEHSTAKKRRQADLGAPAAAAGAERPARRSARKKLELPADTAQVLGKEDIAALKSRLLRIKKRVDEIPATASSATPSPSLVPDSSSPAVPETIISASAEAKTLKLSVARAKELAAKAQKRKEAKAAAEHELTETRAQDSTEQPAYQRYHTLAQDAPPGLSLPYHYKVLAEMFRSMDTVVAMLYNRCETATFTKIKRGVQDMMHKRFEESHVGQIKTVFPEAYTFRQEKHIQAFNSSIKKGSYQLTVDPIIVSENGEARPVLSASRLLERRRVFHNSLLSIVKQHHKVFLSSLDPPVLVPEDKLTRWHPRFNVDSVPAVHTSALPQTPRPEKLATAQEVLDKARSLITPKMEKALIGLALKTEDKAAHKEPTSQENPTVPQTSAVPNALKGVSQSLLDRIRAKEAQKLQAVMTRNSKQEERLLMMSRLGELARILRSVFVAEKKPALTMEVACNRMVASYRSSLSTGEMEKHIHLLAEVAGDWLTLHTVRKDLYLKLNKNMELSTVTDTVNSRLREEETLI, from the exons ATGTCTCAGGCTCGGGTTACCGACTTCTACTCCCGGACGAAGAAAGCCACTGGCGGCCCAACGAAGCCGACAGAGCCACGCAGCGCCTTCTCGTGTTCGTCGACAGTTCATGAAGAGTTTCTCCGTGTAATCGACGAGGCCGCAGGGCTGAACCATGGCGCGGAGCAACCCCTCTCCAGTCCCCGCACCCCCAAGCGGGGCTCGGCTGACCTCGGAGCGACCGTGTCCGCCGCAGCCGTCGAGCACAGCACCGCCAAGAAGAGGCGGCAGGCGGATCTCGGAGCACCGGCAGCCGCTGCAGGAGCAGAGAGGCCGGCGAGGCGGTCTGCCAGGAAGAAACTGGAGCTGCCCGCAGACACGGCACAG GTCCTGGGTAAAGAGGACATCGCTGCTCTCAAGTCACGCCTTCTGAGGATTAAGAAGCGTGTAGATGAGATCCCTGCCACTGCGTCCTCAGCTACACCCTCTCCATCTTTAGTGCCTGACAGTAGCTCCCCTGCTGTTCCTGAAACCATCATTTCGGCCTCTGCTGAAGCTAAGACCCTGAAGCTCTCTGTAGCTCGGGCCAAAGAGCTTGCAGCTAAAGCTCAGAAGAGGAAGGAAGCAAAAGCAGCAGCGGAGCATGAGCTGACTGAGACCCGTGCTCAGGACAG CACCGAGCAGCCAGCGTATCAGCGGTACCACACTCTTGCTCAAGATGCCCCCCCAGGCCTCTCGCTCCCCTACCATTACAAGGTGCTGGCTGAAATGTTCAGAAGCATGGACACTGTGGTCGCCATGTTGTACAACCGCTGCGAGACCGCGACCTTCACCAAGATCAAACGGGGAGTTCAGGACATGATGCACAA GCGCTTTGAAGAGAGCCACGTGGGTCAGATAAAGACGGTGTTTCCTGAGGCCTACACGTTCCGGCAGGAGAAACACATCCAAGCTTTCAACAGCAGCATTAAGAAGGGAAGCTACCAGCTGACCGTGGACCCCATCATCGTCTCCG AAAATGGCGAGGCTCGACCTGTGCTGTCAGCCTCTCGTCTCCTGGAGAGAAGACGTGTGTTCCATAACAGCCTGCTTTCCATTGTCAAACAGCACCACAAG gTTTTCCTGTCCTCGTTGGATCCCCCAGTGTTGGTTCCAGAAGACAAACTGACCCGCTGGCATCCTCGCTTTAATGTGGACTCTGTGCCAGCCGTCCATACGAGCGCACTGCCTCAGACTCCTCGCCCGGAGAAACTGGCCACAGCTCAGGAGGTGCTCGACAAGGCCCGCTCACTCATCACACCTAAG atGGAGAAGGCTCTGATTGGGCTGGCTCTGAAGACAGAAGACAAAGCTGCTCACAAAGAGCCAACATCCCAGGAGAACCCCACAGTCCCCCAAACATCAGCTGTCCCAAATGCCCTGAAAGGGGTGTCCCAGTCTCTGCTGGACCGG ATTCGGGCAAAGGAGGCACAGAAGCTCCAGGCAGTCATGACTCGTAACAGCAAGCAGGAGGAGCGCCTGTTAATGATGTCACGCCTTGGGGAGCTGGCACGGATTCTCCGCAGTGTGTTTGTTGCAGAGAAGAAACCGGCTTTAACGATGGAGGTGGCGTGTAACCGGATGGTGGCAAGCTACAGATCTTCTCTGAGCACAG GTGAAATGGAGAAACACATCCATCTGCTGGCAGAAGTGGCTGGTGATTGGCTGACTCTTCACACAGTGAGGAAGGACTTGTACCTGAAGCTGAATAAGAACATGGAGCTCAGCACTGTGACAGACACGGTGAACAGCAGACTCCGAGAGGAGGAGACTCTGATCTGA